Genomic DNA from Kluyveromyces lactis strain NRRL Y-1140 chromosome C complete sequence:
TTTCTTGGGCTGTTGTGTTTGGATCCGTCGATTGTGAGTGGTCTTGATATGGCATGACATTTCCATTTTCATCGAAAATAGGGAGTCTGCAGATTGGACAAGTGGGAGATCTTGCTATCCAATTTTTAAGACAAGATAAATGCAATGCGTGCGTGCAAGGTAGAATCTTGACTTTTTTACCGTcgctttttctttgatggcTTGGTAGAAAGTCTTCCATACAAACAATACAAATGTCAATCTCCCCTGATTCAATTTGTATATCCGTCGCATCCATCAGAGATGCATCCAAACTTTTGCtacttttccaatttttccaCAATCCTCTAGCAGATTTAAATGTAGTGATCGCTTCCCACAGAACCGTCACCATCATTACTCTGCCGGTGGAGAAAGAGGAAGCGAATTTAATTATAACTTTAACAGTACtaatgaaaacatcaatTAATTTCTCATAAATGAATTTCCCTTCCAATCCTGCATTttcctcatcctcatcctcatcttcttcaatggcAACGGCATTTGGCCTTTCTTCGTGATTGATAACAGGCTCATCGACGTGATGATCCGCATTGCGACGAATTCTTGCTCTGTTTTGAATAGTAGAAAGCTCAAACAAATTGAGCCCAGTACGTAAGATAACCTGCAGTAAATCTGTCCCAAGTATAGCATATTGGCTTATAATGAACAGGGTATATGTAACGTCAATGTTAGATTTGTACAAGATCTTATTAACGTAATATGCCACTATGATACCATCTACGGCTGTTAGGACTAATAAATTGAACATGAACCTCGAAAGTAatatatctttcaaagtaaGGCGCATGTCATTTGCCTGGAAAGTGACTTCCATTCTGTCCTTGAGGATCCAGTGTAACGTTCTACAGCAAACAAAAAGCACACAGTGTATCTGCATAACTGAGATGAGCCCATTCATCGACGAGCACGATAATAACAAAGTTATTACGGTATACGATATCCGTTCGAGAATATGTTCATATTCAATCAACCGTAACTGTCCAAATAGCATGTGAATGACACCCTTTAGTATTAAGACGCTGTTTAATAGAAAGAGATTCCCCCATATCATGGCATGGATACCCTCGGTAATCTTCGTCATTGCATGCAAATAAGAGAAAGATGTTGTTACACAATAATGTAAAGACCATGCGGCTGCCGTATATGACATAAGGGAGTAGGCAATAAACTTTTGGGTCAGAAACACATTTTGCGGTTGACCAGGAGCACCAGCTTCAGGATTCCGATTGAATAAACCAAACATGACGTCGACGTTGTAGCAAGCTTGagaagaatcaaaaggTCAGTCTCCGAAAAGTGATAGGACATAAACTGTCTCAGCTCCTTGTTTCGATTCCCAGTTTTGTCTGCAAGATGTTTCTCTTTGGATCATTTCACAGTTTTAAACCTTTTTTTAGTCTGTATAAACGTTTCGATATCTTTCAAGTTGCGTATAAGAAAAATAGAGTTTGATAAAATACATACATGGGAGTGTAGAAGAGTTATATCAAGGGAAAGCTGAAGTTCTGCTATGTCTAAGGTTGCGTAGTTGATGCTATATAGGTATACGTGCTAAGGCGGCGAGTTAAGAGAATAAATGAGTGCTATAGCATTGAAACTGGGTGCGTTGCTTGTACGGCAGGTTACACGACCAATGGCAAACGTGCTGAAGCGGCAAGCAAAAGAGCATGCTGTATTCAAGGAAATTTGCATCGGTTTGGCCCAGAAAATGCACGTTGCAGATGTTGTGTTGAGAAGCAAACTGACGCCAACTaagttttccaaaacgATTCGTCCGTTGAACGATACGAAAGCTGTTGAAAATGGTGCAACGTTGCTCAGCGAAGGCTTTGTATTTGGTGTTACGGGTAGTGTTGTAGTGTGGGAGACTTTAAGACAGCGTCAAAAGGAGCTGGATAGACGTGAACAGGTCACTCAAGATATTGCTTTTTTACAATCGGAAATCGAAGAACTGAGATCAACGACTAAGACCCAAAGCGACCAAATAAAATCATGTCAAAGTCTTAAGGAAGAACTAAAATTAATTCAGTCAAAACTCTCCTCACATAAatgaaaatacaaaaaGGATATTGGACCACCGATATTCTAACGGAACAAACTTGTATATAGTCCTATTCTGGAATGAATAAGTATTTGAGTATAGACGTAAACACAAGCTCTAATATTAACAGGTCATGAGTAAAAGTAGGAATTGGATTATAGATGTTACATATACATAACTGTTTAATAAAAATATGGAAATGGAATAGATGAGGGTTAAATTGCacttttgatattttgagATAAGATAATGCGGTGAATTAGTAGTGTACCATCACGACAAGGGAAAAGAGAGGGGGGGGAAGTGGagatgaaaatatacaaCCCTTCACCCTGGGATATGATTACAGTTAGAGTCAAAAAgtagaagaaatataataatgaaataacAATAGAGAGCTGTTTTTAAGCGCTTAGTCTCATTAAActtcattcaaattgatacaATTTTCACGCTTCATTTATGCTTCTTTTCCactttcaacaacaaagCCTTGTTGATATGAGGTAGAACACCACCAGAAGCGATAGTGGCTCTGATCAAGGAGtctaattcatcatcacctCTGATAGCAAGTTGTAAATGTCTTGGGGTAATTCTCTTCaccttcaaatctttagCAGCGTTACCAGCCAATTCCAAAACTTCAGCAGTCAAATACTCAAGAACAGCAGTCAAGTAAATAGCAGCCTTGGACCCAACACGGGTTCTTCCAGCAGCAtttctcttcaaataaCGCTTCACTCTCCCAACCGGAAACTGAAGACCAGCTCTAGCAGAATGTGATTGTGATTTCAATGAACCACTGTCTTTGGCTCCCGACTTACCCTTTCCACCGTGTACTTTTCCTGACATGTTGTTTCTCCTATAATAACTTTAATATGCTCTTTCTTGCAATGTCTGATCGTATATATCTCAAACTTGAAAGCAAACAGCAGATTCTATCTTTTCTTAGTCCCTCTGGTCCAATATTCAACTTATGTGAAGTTAAGTTAAGTTAAGTTGATATCgatttgtttttgtttgttttgatgtttattttttatttttatttttctgtCTGAAAGTTTCGTGTTTCCTCTCTTACTTTCATATTGTGAGATTTGCTACAAGTAATAAGATTTGGGGTAAGGGCTAGGAAGAACCGGGAGGGACGAAGgtatttgaaataatgaagatatACAGGCATCGACATGTCTGGAGTTGTCAAAGGTGAACATACGGTTTGATTGGTCTAGCTTTGAAGTGCAGTTTGCCgctttcttgatttttttttttttgccgCCTGCTATTCTACCggttgttttttttttccttttccctCAGACGAGACAGCATGGCAGGGTAACTATTTATGAACTCGAGATGCTTGCAACCTTGTACCCTTAAAGAGCGTAGGAGCCACTGATGGATTTAAGAAACGTTCCGGCTCATTTCGAAGAACATATGGTAGTGGTGTTACTGCAATGATGGTATTTTCACTGTGTGTCCCCTTTAATTTTAAATGAGGGCCGGAATTCGTTTTTCGAATGGAATAGTAAAAGGGCTTTAAAGTGAATGCTTGACAACTGAGCATTTTCAGTTAGACTAATGTTCCAATTTTTGTACGTGCATCCGAAAATTTGTCTGTATTGCCAGCCTCTTTTACCTCCTTTCCTCCAACTAATAGGGGCTTCATGCAGCGTCTATTATAGGGGGAAGGGCATTTACTTAAcaaaatttttggaaacCCTTTGATAATAATGCACTTGTACCATTTCTTAGGTGCGTCGTTACTATGGTAATACATAGATTGTATTTTCCGTGCGTTTTTTTAGACATTTTTTTGCGGGCATGCGTGATGAATTCTAACTATAACAATCCTACACACTTTGCGTGAAGAAAAGTGGAAAATATAGAAGTTTAAATGCTCAGCTAATATTTTGTCATAAATCAATAAACTATGGAACCTGGTGAATATATAACAATGCTACCGTTTCTCTCATCTACATCTTGAGTCCTAACTCGACCCAATTAAGTTGATTTCCAAGTCCATAACTTAAAGCAGTTAAACAATCAGCTTTTACGATAGAAAGTCCACACTCGGTAAAATCAAACGATTATTTTATTGAATCTTTTGGAGTGTGTCACTTCTGTACATAGTATTATCGTGAAGGGCGCAGACATCAACTCTGAGTTAGGTTATCTATAGAATTGTTCCGAGTTAAAGATTAGTTTATTCCTTTTCTGATGTGGTTTTTGAACTCAGTTAATCTGTTGTTTCTGGTATGTTCGGTTGCCCTACATCTAGATGCCGTTAACGCATGGTCTCCGACAAATGGTTACGCTCCTGGTGTGGTCGATTGTGATGAGAATATAAACTTGGTTAGAAAAGCTGATGCTGTttcagatgatgaagcGGATTGGTTGAAAGTTAGACACGAATCTACTGTACCAGCTTTGAAGGACTTCTTGCAGCGTGGTTTTAAGGGTTTTACCAATGACACCTCAATCATTGATAAACTGTTAGCGACCCAAGACACTGCTCCCAAGGTTGCTATTGCCTGCTCTGGTGGTGGTTATAGAGCAATGTTGAGCGGTGCTGGTATGATTTCTGCCATGGATAATAGAACTGACGGTGCAAATGATCATGGTTTGGGTGGGTTATTACAAAGTTCAACTTATTTGGCTGGTTTGTCTGGTGGTAACTGGCTCGTTGGGACTTTGGCCTACAATAACTGGACTTCTGTTCAAGCAATTATCAACAACATGACTGACGATAATAGTATTTGGGATATTAGTAATTCTATCGTCAATCCTGGCGGTATCAACATTTTTTCCAGTATTTCTCGTTGGGATGACATCTCAGACGCAGtggaagagaaaaaaaaagccGGCTTCAACACATCTATAACTGATGTATGGGGCCGCGCCCTATCTTACAATTTCTTCCCATCATTGGACGAAGGTGGTGTGGGTTATACGTGGAATACCTTGAGagatgttgatgtttttaAAAATGGTGAAATGCCTTTCCCTATTTCAGTAGCTGTTGGTAGATATCCCGGTACTCAGGTTGTCAATTTGAATGCAACTGTCTTTGAATTTAATCCATTTGAAATGGGCTCCTGGGATTACACCTTACATACTTTCACCGATGTTAGATATGCTGGTACCAATGTTACTAATGGTACTCCAAACGTAACAGGAAAATGTGTTGCAGGCTTCGATAATACAGGTTTTGTTATGGGTACGTCCTCCTCCTTGTTTAACCAATTTTTATTACAACTTAACACTACTGATTTGCCATCTTTCTTGTACAACTTACTTCACGGATTCTTGACTGATGCTTCTGATGATTACGATGACATCTCGATTTGGGCACCAAACCCGTTCTACGAAATCACGAACATACCTTCTAATTATTCCCAATCCATCAGTGAAGATGATACATTGTATTTAGTGGATGGTGGTGAAGATGGGCAAAATATCCCATTGACACCATTGCTGCAAACTGAGCGGGAAATCGATGTTATCTTTGCTTTGGATAACAGTGCAGACACGGATCAATCTTGGCCTGACGGATTTTCATTGACTCAGACTTACGCTCGTCAATTTGGTCTGCAAGGGAAAGGCATTGCCTTCCCTTATGTTCCAGATGTGAACACTTTCACCAATCTTGGATTAAATACAAGACCTACCTTCTTTGGGTGCGATGCAAGAAATTTGACTGATCTAGAATCAATTCCACCTTTAGTAGTTTATATGCCAAACACAAGGGAGTCCTTCAACAGTAACACATCTACGTTTAAAATGTCGTACTCCACTTCCGAAAGGTTTAAGATGATCCAAAACGGTTTCGAAGCTGTCACCATGAAAAATCTCACTAAAGATGAGAACTTTATGGGGTGTATCTCATGCGCCATATTGAGACGGAAACAAGAATCACTAAATTATACACTTCCATCTGAATGTGATGCTTGTTTCGAAAAATACTGCTGGAATGGAACTGTCGATGCCACCACCCCTATCTCAAGCACTACATCCTCCTCTGCAAGTTCCACCTCAACATCTGATTCCGgcaataaagaaaatagtGCCAGAATTTTGGCCCCAAGAAGTACGCTATCTTTGTTGATTGGAGGTTTAGCTAGTGTCTTCATCTCTTTCTAGTTTACCCATGAGTATCAAActaaaaccaaaaaaatatatatgcatTGAGTTTTCAGATGTTCATGCAGATTCGTTCTTATGAATTCGTCATTGTACCTCCTTCGTTTCCAATTTCTCTAGATGATCTCCTTTGACCAATGACCAAATCATTGACAAGACTGGAGTATATAAAAGTATCTTGATATGATTCGTTAAAAAGTAATATAATAGATACAAACGATAAATGGTACCGAATTGCGTCGATCATTAGTGTACTTATTAAAGCGTCGTGTGAAGTAATGGTTTAATAAActctattttttttaaactTTATTTGTCTCTGACGTGATTTTGAGTATTTAGATACtaaaaaatgaaaactaTCTTTAAATATTAAATATGCGACATGTCAGgtagaaaaggaaaagtaATCTCGCATGCAAGTATGAGTCTCTATGTTATTTATCGAAAGGTTTATATTATATAAGTATGCATACTACAGAACATCTCGGAAACTCATATTATTCCTCAAAGTAACTGGAAATGCTAGTCTCTGATTCTAGCATATCCTTTAGTGATAACATTATTAACTCCTACTCGCCTATTTTCTAAAGCTAAAAGAAGGTCCCTCATAACGATGCCAGGTTCTTCTCTTGCTTCTCTATATTTGATACCCATTTCACCCCTTGCTGCAACAGCAGATGAAACATTTCCCTGATTTTTTAGGTCTGTCGAGCTGGACTTGGATCCAGCGGTCAACCAactatatttttttttgttaccCCCTGCAATCATCAAATTGGCAGTTGCATTTGATGCACGATATTGAGTCTCTTCAGTATCTAACCTAGCATCCgttgtttgtttttctAAACCGAGTGCTATTCTTCTCTgtactcttctttcttcttgagTCTTTTGTCTTAATGCTAAATCCCTCAAAGAACGACTCACTTCACTCCTCCTTCCCGTGTTTAGTTTAACACCTTTCCGTCTATGTATGGATAGGATTAAAGAGTTCGTTATCACGTCCCTCATGTAAAGTTCACATGCAGTAGACATTAATCCGAGTATATCAGTgtttttattgaaatcttgatGAAAGTTTTGTTCTGATGcaattcttttcatgaAATCTGAAATGTTCTTAGGATGTAGGAATGGAGGATGAGATGGGACCTGGTTATTTGCTGAAATACCGGTTGCTTTTGTTCTAGCAACTGTGCTACTTAGCAATGCCTCTTCCTCTCTTATATCAACACCGGCCGATAACAAAGCATCACTAAGCTTGTCTGGATCACTTTGCTGTGGTTTTGTAGTTGAGGCAGTCGTACTACCTGTTGAACCCCCGgcattcttcttctgttctGCTTTCTGTGATTGTTTGCTTGTCGTACTCGTCGTCTTCAAATTTGGCGTACTTGAGTTTCGCGGAGATGCTAGGTTTGTAGTTGGAGATGATGCTTTAGGTAGAGCTAATGGCTGTTCTGTAACCATAGTATCGAATGGCGTAGGCAGATCACTGCCAAAATCTGAGCCACTGGGTTCCAGCCCGTTCTCTACTTTGCCAAATTCGAATGATTTGGAACgtttatttgaagataaatcTTCCGGTTCagaattctttctcttggGCGATTTTGCCATCGTATTTTATACTAATTAGACCAATAGTGATAGTTTTCTCTGGTGAAACACGGGGGTAAAAAGAATCGTATTGGATACTTGAGGACACCTATTGCACTTGTCCCAAAAATGCAGGCAAATAAACtatgaaaagaataagtCAATCTTTAAAAACAGGTCCAAATGCGGCCTATCAATTAAAATCCAGTTTCAGCGAAAAACGTACAACCTTaatgatttcaacaaagataaaaaaacGTGCGAGTATTAAACATTATGCTAAAAAGTTCTATCTAGTTCCTAcctctttcttcatttaGATGCTATTGTTTGCTGgctttgattttttcaagatTGAAAGATCACATAATCCGGGTAACGAAgctcatttcttttccttgCAAAAAATTTGTCAAAAGCgtatctcatctcatctcatcgccTAACTGAACATACAACACAAAACCAATATCGAAAGGTTTCAGTTAACTTCCATCAACCATTCCATTAGCGTCCGATAGAAGGTCACTTTCTGTATTAAAAACTCTAAAGAGATTTATCAGGAAATTTATTCCTCACGAAGTAGGACAGACAAACAGACAAATTGGACATGTCATCCTCTTCCAGATACGTAACCTTTGAAGGTTCACGGAACTTTCGTTTACGAGTAGTAATGGCTACATTGTCAGGAAAAGCTATAAAGATAGAAAAGATACGTTCTGATGACCTAAATCCGGGTTTAAAAGATTACGAAGTCTCTTTTCTAAGATTGATGGAAGCGGTAACGAATGGTAGTTCAATAGAAATTTCATACACTGGTACCACCGTCATCTTCAGACCAGGAATAATTACTGGTGGTTCATACACACATCAATGTCCGAACAGTAAACCTGTGGGCTATTTTGCCGAGCCAATGTTGTATTTAGCCCCCttctcaaagaagaaattctCAATCCTATTCCGTGGTATAACATCTTCACATAATGATGCTGGAATAGATGCGATAAAATGGGGGTTGATGCCGATTATGGAAAAATTTGGCGTCAGGGAATGTGCATTACATACTTTGAAGAGAGGTTCACCTCCTTTAGGTGGTGGTGAAGTACACCTTGTTGTGGATTCATTGATTGCACAACCGATTACAATGCACGCCTTGGATAAAACAATGATTTCAAGTATAAGAGGTGTTTCATACTCCACAAGAGTCAGTCCCTCCCTTGTAAATAGAATGATTGATGGTGCGAAAAAAGTTCTTAAATCTGCTAGTTGTGAAGTAAATATAACTGCAGATGTATGGAGAGGTGAAAACTCAGGTAAAAGTCCAGGTTGGGGTCTAACGCTCGTAGCAGAGAACAAACAAGGATGGAGAATCTTTTCTGAAGCTATCGGTGACGCTGGGGATGTTCCAGAAGATATTGGTGCATCCGTAGCCTATCATCtacttgaagaaataagCAAAAGTGGAGTTGTTGGAAGAAACCAGTTGCCACTTACAATTTTATACATGATCATCGGTAAAGAAGATATCGGAAGACTCAGAATCACTAAGGATCAAATAGATGAAAGATTTGTATGGCTCTTACGggatatcaagaaagttTTCGGTACAGAAATACTCTTGAAGCCAGTGGATGATAACACTACGGATCTAATCGCAACAATCAAGGGTATTGGATTCACAAACACCAATAAGAAAATCGCATAATTGACATTACATATCATTTTATCTGACAAAATGACTCCCATAAGtattcatatataaaaTTTATATGCATATGTGTCAACACAAATTCCTTCGCGTAGCACTTATTATTATCGTATCAAACAATTCCATAAAGCTTGGAACATTCAAGATAAATATTGTAGGATAGTTTTAGTGTCTTTGCAGGGGCATATCGCGGAGCTTTTTGCAAATTTTTTCCCAATTGTCAACATTGTTATTAGTGTATCTCAAATTTATTTCAATCCACCTCTGGAAGCAATCTGTAATCAAGAATTGAGTTTCATGGAATATTGTGAATTCCTCCAATATACACTCCCTGATCAACCAGCTTCGGTTCATTTGATCGAGTATGCTTCTTTTATCTCTGGAGATGCTCTGTTTTACACGATCATATTCTGCTCCTTTCACATCAGGGTTGCTTTCCAAAGTGTTcaatctttcttgatttaTTTCTACCCTTCTTTGTAACTGAGGAATATTGTTACCTGCCATCATCTTATATCTCTCAAACAATCCTTTCAACGCTATAATAACGTCAATGAAAGCCTTGAATCTAACCGAGAGGCCACTGTCGACTTCCTcgttttctctttctatGACATCTGCACATGAATTCAAATGCTCTACTATCAAACCAACACCTTCGTTTATTTGAGAAACTGTTGCAGTGGATTGTGGATACAATGCTTCCGTTGTGTCTGGAATAGCATTAAGGATTTGTCCTAataattttctttcatgGGCAACTTGTTTCATCCTTTTCTCGTATCTTTCTATTAAAACAGTAACTTTAACCCATGTATCCAATGCaatatcaattctttcGTCTGCTTTATTCCATTGTTCGGAAAATTCCTTCCTCCATAAATTCAtgaatgaagaagatatatGCTTATCAGTAAATTCATCTGTTGTATCGTAATGCGCTTGTTTTCTCCAGCCCGAAAGATCTGTTGGAACGGTCAAAAATGTGAGAACCAAGTCATCACTTCTCAAGACAGGATGTTTCATAACCAAATTGATGAAACGGCTCAAGcctttccttcttttcgCCAAAAATAAAGGGTCTGCGTTCTGAGAGCCGATCTTTTTTGGAGGTAGTTCTGGGACCATTCTAAATGGGTATTTTCTTAGTAATACATCTTGTAGCcaatcaaaatcagaataCCTTCTCACCACTGTTCTATCATCCGAGGGATCCGTGTTTGGCAAAGGTGTGAGATGCTTGACCAAATAATTAGTGTGCTTGAACACTAGCCCTTCCCTTTCAGGAATTTCTTCTACACTAACGATATCTTCTGCTAGTGGGAAATATGTCTTTCTTACGGACTCAACCCAGTTCTTATACTCGTCGTTTGCAGCATACTGCGGTGTGTCGGTAGCCTGAAAACGATTCACGCCTCGAATATCTGTCTCTTGTGTAGTACTTCCAATGTTTGGACGGTCCCATAAAACATCATTTTGATATACGTTGGAAGCGGTACCCCTAACAATGTTATCACCATTACTGAATATGTTCACTCCAAGATAATCGTCATTCACACGTTTGTTTGCTTCTTGCTGTAGTGAATCAGCTGAGTATGATTTTAAAGCATTAACAGATGAATTATCAGGTTCCCACACAGATCCACTGATATTGTTGCCGTTTTCTTCAGAATTTACTCTCCAGGGATCAGCCTCTAAATCCATGTTTCTACCGAAATATTACGAGATAATCTCAACTGTTCTTACCACACCtctgttgaaaaaaatgaaaatgccAATAATTGTTTCTGCGGAATGGAGTTGGTAGATTACTACTTAACACGatcaacaaattgatttgCCAGCTCTCTTTTTGTTTACTTCTTTACTTAGGGTGTCTCTATGAATAGATTCTtaatcattttcatcatcatgGTTAAAAGTAATATTAAAAAGAGTATGAATAAATCGTACGTAGAAATTATAGATTGAACGCAGGTCAGCTAGATCGTGGGGAAGGCACTATTTGAGTACGAATCCGGATGAATATCatccaaaatttcattCTTCTAATGAGGTGTTGCTGTTCACTCTTGATTCTTGGTCAATTGATGTAACTGCGGGCGAGACATGCTGAACAGATTCTTGGATGCCCGCACCAAGCGTCTCTTCTGTGCCGCTCTTCATTTCTATATCTTTACCATCGTTCGATGAGTCTGCTACTAAGtcattttctcttcctTCTTCCTCAGGGTCCTCAGGGTCTTCAGGGGTGAAATCCAAATCTATCCAACTAGGCCATGCCGCCTCCTTTCTGATCAGATTTCTGAACAAATCCACCAAAAACTCTTCGAGTTTACCTACGCTTCTCAGCACGGATCCCTCGCCTTGATCCAGCTGACCCAATTCCGTATggattttgatatttctaaTTAGTGAAATCCTCTCTAATGCTCGTTTCCCCATGAAATTTGGTCCACTGGGGTCTACCTGTAATTTATCATTCTCCAATAGCGGATCACTAACATCACATAGGAAACTAATAAAAAgctgtttcttcaaatatgcGAGCAGGCATAAGCAGTGCATGCCAATATCACTTATTCGTAGCTTAACTGGTAAAATCATGAACTGCGGGCTCGGGTAATTAAGAACAAGATCAGCTGACAATTCAATGCTCATATCACCTTTATAATCAAGTTCCACTAATAGTTGCACATCAGTGTTCTTATCCTTCGCagcttcttttgaaatatctcCTTCTTGTAACAGATAAGAATAAAACTCATCTAAAGGATCATCCATCTGTTTTAATATAACATTTGGAGGCATAGTACCTAAATCGAAATTAGTTACCTTAAGATTATTCACGTAACTGGGCAGTTCAAACTCTTGTAGCCGAGAGTTTAAAAAGTCCTTCACACCTTGATTAACGCTTAAATCCCCACGGATATTATCCCAATCAATTTCTACTGACATGATCCACTATGAACAATCTCTCTGGCATATGATTCGACACCATTAGATCCTTACTCTCTTCGTTGCATCGAACAAAACTCAATCTTGTTCGATATGACAAGTACCTGTTAtgaatatttttattaCGCCATtttcatattgaaaagagtTTCAGTTTACATAACCAGAATAATGCCAAAAGTTGGACAGATGAGTTTATAAACAAAGGCATATATTTTGATAGAGCCCTCATTCGAAGATGTTGACAGTAGGTACTGGCAAAATTGCTATGATTCTGTCTTTTTCTAAGCTTACACCCTGCCCACAAGCTTCTGCCCTCGGAAAAAGGTCATTTTTTAACTTGACAACCGAAGCATCGTCCAAAGATGAACAACACTATGTGTTAAAAAGGAACATTCGCGGCACTCCAAATGAGGTTTATGAAGTTGTCTCTGAAGTATCCAACTACAAAGACTTTATTCCATACTGCACTGAATCTTTTGTTAATCTGCgtgatgaaaagaacagaCCTGTAGAAGCAGGACTGAGAGTCGGATTTCAACAATACGATGAGAAGTTTGTGTGTAAGGTTCAGTGTAAAGAGCTATCAGATTTAGTCAAGAGCGTTACAGCAGAATCATTGAGTCATAATCTGTTTCATGTGTTAAATTCGAAGTGGGTTATTAAGGCGCATCCTGGCCGTACGGACCATACAGAAGTTGAGTTGATACTGAGGTATCAGTTCAAATCAAGGCTATACACTAGCGTGGCGTCATTATTTGCGAAAAGTGTCACGGAGCTGATATTAAAAGCTTTTGATAGAAGAGTATAccagttgaaaaagaagggCTCCATAGAAACTAGAGGcatgaaatgaaataatgttaaattttgaattaaataatgaaatataaCGAGATCTTAATATTGtaaaatatttgaagcaC
This window encodes:
- the COQ10 gene encoding ubiquinone-binding protein COQ10 (similar to uniprot|Q08058 Saccharomyces cerevisiae YOL008W Hypothetical ORF); this translates as MLTVGTGKIAMILSFSKLTPCPQASALGKRSFFNLTTEASSKDEQHYVLKRNIRGTPNEVYEVVSEVSNYKDFIPYCTESFVNLRDEKNRPVEAGLRVGFQQYDEKFVCKVQCKELSDLVKSVTAESLSHNLFHVLNSKWVIKAHPGRTDHTEVELILRYQFKSRLYTSVASLFAKSVTELILKAFDRRVYQLKKKGSIETRGMK